Proteins encoded within one genomic window of Salipaludibacillus agaradhaerens:
- the namA gene encoding NADPH dehydrogenase NamA: protein MTSSTALFSPLTIKDVTFKNRITMSPMCMYSSTNKDGKVAPWHYTHYISRAVGQVGLIMVEATAVQMEGRISPYDLGIWDDQHIPNLKKLVDSMKEHGAKTAIQLAHAGRKAELNSSIYAPSPLAFENMKQPLEMSEADIADTITAFKEGARRAKEAGFDVIEIHGAHGYLINQFLSPLTNKRKDDFGGDREKRFTFLDKVIKAVKTAWNGPLFVRLSVDEYAEGGNTMDDFIYYAKKMKTLGIDLIDCSTGGVIHTPVHTYPGYQIVHAETIKHSADIATGAVGMISSAFQAEEILQNNRADLIFIGRALLKDPYWPRTAAVELNEKLDPPVPYYHGW, encoded by the coding sequence ATGACGTCAAGCACAGCATTATTTTCCCCTTTGACCATTAAAGACGTTACATTTAAAAACAGAATTACCATGTCTCCAATGTGCATGTATTCATCGACTAACAAAGACGGTAAAGTTGCTCCATGGCATTACACTCATTACATAAGCAGAGCAGTAGGCCAAGTGGGGCTAATTATGGTTGAAGCTACTGCTGTCCAAATGGAAGGACGTATCTCACCATATGATTTAGGCATATGGGACGATCAACACATTCCTAATTTAAAAAAACTTGTGGATAGTATGAAAGAACATGGTGCTAAAACAGCTATTCAGTTGGCCCATGCTGGGAGAAAGGCTGAATTGAATAGTTCTATCTATGCCCCATCACCACTTGCTTTTGAAAATATGAAACAACCGTTAGAGATGTCAGAAGCAGATATTGCGGACACTATCACCGCTTTTAAAGAAGGCGCAAGACGAGCTAAAGAAGCCGGCTTTGATGTGATTGAAATTCATGGTGCACATGGATATTTAATCAATCAATTTCTTTCTCCACTCACTAATAAAAGGAAAGATGATTTCGGTGGTGACCGCGAAAAACGTTTCACTTTCTTAGATAAGGTCATTAAAGCCGTCAAAACAGCCTGGAATGGCCCATTATTTGTTCGACTGTCAGTGGATGAATACGCTGAAGGCGGCAATACGATGGATGACTTTATTTATTATGCTAAAAAAATGAAAACATTAGGCATAGACCTTATCGATTGCAGTACAGGTGGGGTTATTCATACACCGGTACACACTTATCCAGGCTACCAAATTGTGCATGCGGAAACGATCAAACATAGTGCCGACATCGCGACTGGTGCAGTGGGGATGATCTCAAGTGCTTTTCAAGCAGAGGAAATTTTACAAAATAACAGAGCAGATTTAATTTTTATTGGGAGAGCTTTATTAAAAGATCCCTATTGGCCACGCACTGCAGCTGTCGAGTTAAATGAAAAGCTAGATCCACCAGTGCCGTATTATCATGGCTGGTAA
- the proC gene encoding pyrroline-5-carboxylate reductase: MNTMISILGAGSMAEALICGWVKSGQIAPQNILVTNRSNDKRLEELSTTYGVKTTRNIEELIAHAHILLIACKPKDWKQAVKPLQHLLTQDIPLVSVMAGITTEALEDFFPNLNAPVIRTIPNTSAVVNASMTPIALGKWVNQDHLSRVKDTFKLVGETAEVPEDTMDALTALTGTGPAYIYYLMEAMELAAVKIGVDQNLARHLVSQTLLGAGLRVQANDSSPSILYQQIMSPGGTTEAGFNVLREQKMQEIIISCIEKAAERSKELGSLTNERTIASNNVKNDVK; the protein is encoded by the coding sequence ATGAATACGATGATTAGTATACTTGGAGCAGGTTCAATGGCAGAAGCCCTTATTTGTGGATGGGTGAAAAGCGGACAGATAGCACCACAAAATATTTTAGTTACAAACCGATCAAATGATAAGCGTCTTGAAGAACTCTCTACTACTTATGGGGTGAAAACAACCCGTAACATAGAAGAGCTCATAGCACACGCACATATACTACTTATTGCTTGTAAACCAAAAGACTGGAAACAAGCGGTAAAACCGTTACAACATCTGTTGACTCAGGATATTCCCCTCGTTTCTGTCATGGCCGGTATTACAACTGAAGCGTTAGAAGACTTCTTCCCAAATTTAAATGCGCCCGTCATTCGCACTATACCAAATACCTCTGCTGTCGTAAATGCTTCGATGACACCAATAGCACTGGGAAAGTGGGTTAATCAAGACCATCTATCTAGAGTGAAAGACACATTTAAGTTAGTTGGGGAAACAGCAGAGGTTCCTGAAGACACGATGGATGCTCTCACAGCTTTAACCGGAACTGGTCCAGCCTATATTTATTATTTAATGGAAGCGATGGAATTGGCAGCTGTAAAAATTGGCGTTGATCAGAATCTTGCGAGACATCTCGTCTCTCAAACGTTGCTTGGAGCGGGCTTGCGTGTGCAGGCAAACGACTCTTCTCCATCCATTTTATACCAACAAATTATGAGTCCGGGAGGTACAACTGAAGCCGGATTCAATGTATTAAGAGAGCAAAAAATGCAAGAGATCATTATTTCCTGCATAGAAAAAGCAGCTGAACGCTCAAAAGAGTTGGGATCACTAACAAATGAGCGTACAATCGCCTCTAACAATGTAAAAAATGACGTAAAGTAG
- a CDS encoding YaaR family protein: MDVQKLGRTSLNKPVSKSSTNGTEAKVSFQEIMQRGRHSAEYERLGQLMQKIDDQGKILSESRTVEELRKYKQLVKEFMDDAVKLGLSLEERKGFNRRGRTKVYKIVREVDRKLLDLTDAVLNEQKKSLDILNMVGEIKGLLVNIYA, translated from the coding sequence ATGGATGTACAAAAACTCGGTCGGACAAGTTTAAATAAGCCAGTATCTAAGAGCAGTACGAATGGAACAGAAGCAAAAGTCTCTTTTCAAGAGATCATGCAACGTGGACGTCATAGCGCTGAATATGAGCGTTTAGGCCAATTGATGCAAAAAATTGACGATCAAGGAAAAATACTATCTGAATCACGAACTGTTGAAGAGTTAAGAAAATATAAGCAACTTGTAAAAGAATTTATGGATGATGCCGTAAAATTAGGCTTAAGTCTTGAAGAACGAAAAGGGTTCAATCGAAGAGGTCGTACGAAAGTATATAAGATAGTCCGAGAAGTTGACAGGAAGCTCTTGGATTTAACTGATGCTGTGCTTAATGAGCAAAAAAAGAGCTTAGATATTCTTAATATGGTTGGTGAAATTAAAGGCTTGCTAGTGAATATATATGCGTAA
- a CDS encoding EscU/YscU/HrcU family type III secretion system export apparatus switch protein encodes MMISKHFNHVNRRKVNGPSAAVIRYDESTGEEPTIVAQGKGYVAEKIMAMAKENNIHVEEDTLLLENLLDMDLGENIPPQLYAVIAEILLLIEEMERSY; translated from the coding sequence ATGATGATTTCTAAGCATTTTAATCATGTGAATCGGCGAAAAGTCAATGGCCCTTCTGCAGCTGTTATTCGATACGATGAATCAACTGGTGAAGAACCGACAATCGTTGCTCAAGGGAAAGGCTATGTAGCCGAAAAAATTATGGCTATGGCAAAAGAAAATAACATACATGTAGAAGAAGATACATTACTTCTAGAAAACTTACTTGACATGGATCTGGGAGAAAACATTCCACCTCAGCTTTATGCAGTTATTGCGGAAATTTTGTTATTAATTGAGGAAATGGAAAGAAGTTATTAA
- the fliS gene encoding flagellar export chaperone FliS — MISNEALHKKTPQELTALLYEASLDHLESAKEAIESGEYLTANTKLQKAADIFYRLGAGLNYEAGIIADQLDAMYNYLSDKVVTANYEKNTVIIDEVIEHVEILYRAWTDAMKNNVDHDQKVMKLKKNAYEKNSMFKS; from the coding sequence GTGATTTCAAATGAGGCACTACATAAGAAGACCCCTCAAGAATTGACAGCTTTATTGTATGAAGCTAGTCTGGATCATCTTGAGTCAGCCAAGGAAGCAATTGAAAGCGGCGAATATTTGACAGCAAATACAAAGCTTCAAAAAGCCGCAGATATCTTCTACCGTCTTGGTGCTGGGTTGAATTATGAAGCAGGGATTATAGCGGATCAATTAGATGCAATGTATAACTATCTTAGTGACAAAGTTGTAACGGCAAACTATGAAAAAAATACCGTTATTATTGATGAAGTCATTGAGCACGTTGAAATACTTTACCGTGCTTGGACTGACGCTATGAAGAACAATGTTGATCACGATCAAAAAGTAATGAAACTGAAAAAAAATGCGTATGAAAAAAATTCAATGTTCAAATCATAA
- a CDS encoding low molecular weight protein-tyrosine-phosphatase — translation MINVLFVCLGNICRSPMAEAIFRQKVKQAGLQNKIVTDSAGTGNWHIGKRPHEGTLAILAKYHVEDEQLVARQVVEQDLSTYDYIIAMDASNMKHLNELNTLGVIVHLHKLLDFVEISQVKDVPDPYFTGNFDEVYDLINEGCSALLAFIKDKEGI, via the coding sequence GTGATAAACGTTTTATTTGTATGTTTAGGGAATATTTGTCGGTCACCAATGGCAGAAGCTATTTTTCGCCAGAAAGTAAAACAGGCGGGATTACAGAATAAAATAGTGACAGACTCAGCAGGGACTGGAAATTGGCATATTGGAAAACGCCCACACGAAGGGACGCTCGCTATTTTGGCAAAGTATCATGTAGAGGACGAACAGTTGGTTGCACGTCAGGTGGTTGAACAAGATTTATCAACGTATGATTACATTATTGCCATGGATGCATCGAATATGAAGCATCTTAATGAGCTTAATACATTAGGAGTCATTGTTCACTTGCATAAGCTACTAGATTTTGTAGAAATAAGTCAAGTAAAAGATGTTCCCGACCCATATTTCACGGGGAATTTTGATGAAGTATATGATTTAATTAATGAGGGGTGTAGCGCTTTATTAGCGTTCATCAAAGATAAAGAAGGTATCTAG
- a CDS encoding flagellin N-terminal helical domain-containing protein, with translation MKINNNIQALNAYRNLNQNQFQTSKNLEKLSSGLRINRASDDAAGLAISEKMRSQIRGLKQAERNAMDGISLIQTAEGALTEVHSILQRMRELAVQAANDTYELEDRETIQQEIDELVNEINSIAEKTEFNTKDLLNGDEGTGDPFLTLVFQIGANAGQSVDIEIPKMNATELGLADDDGNITLSVTTRENASEAIETLSNAINAVSNARAKMGALQNRMEHTINNLQVTHENLTSAESRIRDADMALEMTEFTRNNILNQSATAMLAQANQLPQGILQLLQ, from the coding sequence ATGAAAATTAATAACAATATTCAAGCGTTAAATGCATATCGTAATTTAAATCAAAACCAATTCCAAACATCTAAAAACCTTGAAAAACTTTCGTCAGGATTAAGAATTAATCGTGCCTCAGATGATGCAGCTGGCCTTGCTATTTCAGAGAAAATGCGTTCGCAAATTCGTGGTTTAAAGCAAGCTGAACGAAATGCAATGGACGGCATTTCACTTATTCAAACAGCAGAAGGGGCACTCACAGAAGTTCATTCTATTCTTCAAAGAATGCGGGAATTAGCGGTACAAGCGGCAAACGATACTTATGAGTTAGAAGATCGTGAAACAATTCAACAAGAAATTGACGAGCTTGTAAACGAAATTAACAGCATTGCTGAAAAAACAGAGTTTAACACAAAAGATTTATTAAATGGTGATGAAGGAACTGGTGATCCATTCCTAACACTTGTTTTCCAAATCGGTGCAAATGCTGGACAATCCGTGGACATTGAAATTCCTAAAATGAATGCGACAGAATTAGGCCTTGCTGATGATGACGGGAATATTACATTAAGCGTCACGACGCGTGAGAATGCTAGTGAAGCCATTGAAACATTATCCAATGCGATTAATGCCGTGTCTAATGCTCGTGCTAAAATGGGTGCTCTTCAAAATCGAATGGAACATACCATTAACAACTTACAAGTGACACATGAGAATTTAACGAGTGCAGAATCACGTATTCGCGATGCTGATATGGCACTTGAAATGACTGAATTTACACGTAACAACATTCTTAACCAGTCAGCTACAGCAATGCTCGCTCAAGCGAACCAGCTGCCACAGGGGATTTTACAGTTGTTGCAATAA
- a CDS encoding SDR family NAD(P)-dependent oxidoreductase, which produces MKKCLNNDVVVITGASGGIGKELAIEVAQQGGTPVLLARSGDKLRAVSDYICRTTGVDAPIYELDVSDLNAIDTTFKTIYKEVGTITALINNAGFAVFDTVREADLIDMENMFKVNVFGTIACTKQVLPYMMTQGYGHIIFIGSVASKIPTPKASVYSATKHAVLGFANALRMELQDSPLHVSIVNPGPVRTDFFNVADKSGNYKKNVQNYMLEPAYVSKKTAQLLKKPKREINLPIWMGAGAILYQLCPTLFQKILGKHMNKK; this is translated from the coding sequence ATGAAAAAATGTTTAAACAATGATGTTGTTGTGATTACAGGAGCATCCGGTGGAATTGGTAAAGAATTAGCGATTGAGGTTGCTCAGCAAGGGGGCACGCCAGTCTTACTTGCCCGTTCGGGTGATAAGTTAAGAGCAGTCTCAGACTATATATGTCGTACAACTGGCGTTGACGCACCAATTTATGAATTAGATGTATCAGACCTTAACGCGATAGACACGACATTTAAAACCATTTATAAGGAGGTAGGTACCATCACTGCCCTTATAAATAATGCCGGTTTTGCCGTGTTTGACACTGTCAGAGAAGCTGACTTAATAGACATGGAAAACATGTTTAAAGTAAATGTATTTGGAACGATTGCATGTACAAAGCAAGTTCTTCCATACATGATGACGCAAGGATATGGACACATTATTTTTATCGGGTCAGTGGCTAGCAAAATTCCCACACCTAAAGCCAGTGTCTATTCAGCTACGAAGCATGCTGTTCTCGGCTTTGCAAATGCTTTAAGGATGGAGCTTCAAGACAGTCCCCTCCATGTAAGCATCGTCAATCCGGGGCCTGTCCGTACTGATTTTTTCAATGTTGCTGATAAATCAGGTAATTACAAAAAAAATGTCCAAAATTATATGTTAGAGCCAGCGTACGTGTCTAAAAAGACAGCCCAATTGTTAAAAAAGCCAAAACGAGAAATTAACCTTCCGATATGGATGGGAGCAGGTGCTATTTTATATCAACTGTGTCCCACCTTATTTCAAAAAATACTTGGTAAGCATATGAATAAAAAATGA
- the cbpB gene encoding cyclic-di-AMP-binding protein CbpB yields the protein MQNLEENDVLNYAITSFLISAEQVAHTQPENSLEHALLVLVKSGYTAVPVLDDSFKLKGIISKAQILDSILGIERIEPEKLNNWKVEEIMTQDIACVQRDDPFEKVMSLSINHPFICVEDSTGAFSGIIPRSKILAFLNGYFHEQRKQDRS from the coding sequence ATGCAAAATTTAGAAGAGAATGATGTGCTAAATTACGCTATAACATCGTTTCTAATATCCGCTGAGCAAGTAGCACATACGCAGCCTGAAAATAGTTTAGAACATGCGCTTTTAGTTTTAGTCAAATCAGGTTATACAGCTGTGCCTGTTTTAGATGACTCATTTAAGCTTAAGGGGATTATTAGCAAAGCCCAAATTTTAGACTCCATTTTAGGGATTGAGCGTATTGAACCAGAGAAACTTAATAATTGGAAAGTAGAAGAAATAATGACGCAGGATATTGCTTGTGTTCAGCGTGATGATCCTTTTGAAAAAGTAATGTCGCTATCAATTAATCATCCATTTATTTGTGTAGAGGATTCTACTGGTGCCTTTTCTGGTATTATTCCACGTAGCAAAATATTGGCTTTTCTTAATGGTTATTTCCATGAACAGCGTAAACAGGATCGTTCTTAA
- a CDS encoding divergent polysaccharide deacetylase family protein, with product MFALRVTFLFFVSSLIVISSGHNLNVSAASTEAKAAIIIDDFGGIGKGSNEFLTHNIPVTVAVMPFLENSRLVAEKAHEAGFEVMIHMPMEPKQGKKSWLGPNPILDSLTDEEIRSRVREAIDDVPYASGINQHMGSKIVENEQIMTIILEVAKEHNLYVIDSGTNPNSCIPKLCEQTNMLYGERDLFLDNTQSSRHHTYKMAIKLAELAEQNGQAIGIGHVGIKGLDTFHALQEAKSYFAEKNVDIVPVSHLLKSPIDKDPWHFWEEGL from the coding sequence ATGTTCGCCTTACGTGTTACATTCCTATTTTTTGTTAGCAGCCTCATTGTCATAAGTAGTGGTCACAATCTAAATGTCTCAGCAGCCTCTACAGAAGCAAAAGCTGCCATTATAATTGATGATTTTGGTGGGATTGGTAAAGGATCAAACGAATTTCTAACGCATAATATTCCGGTCACTGTTGCTGTCATGCCTTTTTTAGAAAATTCTCGCCTAGTGGCTGAAAAGGCTCATGAAGCTGGGTTTGAGGTAATGATTCATATGCCAATGGAACCAAAACAAGGAAAAAAATCATGGCTTGGTCCAAATCCTATTCTAGATAGCTTAACCGATGAAGAAATTAGATCACGGGTTCGAGAAGCAATCGATGACGTTCCATACGCTAGTGGTATTAACCAACATATGGGGTCAAAAATTGTGGAGAACGAACAAATAATGACGATCATTTTAGAAGTAGCAAAAGAGCATAACCTCTATGTCATAGATAGTGGGACAAACCCCAACTCATGCATTCCTAAGTTATGTGAGCAAACAAATATGTTATACGGTGAAAGGGACCTTTTTCTTGATAACACTCAGTCTTCTCGACACCACACTTACAAAATGGCTATAAAATTAGCTGAACTCGCGGAACAAAATGGCCAAGCTATCGGTATTGGACACGTTGGTATTAAAGGGCTGGATACATTTCACGCTTTACAAGAAGCAAAGTCATATTTTGCTGAAAAGAATGTTGACATCGTTCCAGTATCTCATTTACTAAAATCACCGATTGATAAGGATCCTTGGCACTTCTGGGAAGAAGGTTTATAA
- a CDS encoding phytoene desaturase family protein: MKNSQYDVVIVGGGLAGLTSAAYLAYHGKKVALLERGKLGGRAMTIQLKGYQFNFGAHAIYARDTSYLTKIEQELDLRIHWEDFSQLKAKYDMGEEATVITSNIGGLLQTKLLKGFDKFRFAYHMLFTTLGFEKGDPNLSIQEWIELRKISPAVKEMMLNLATTNFFSGDPDSIPSDVFFNYYRRLFKTNIPVSFIQGGWKVLIEEYKRVIKENNGVIFEKTKITDVVTEQGRITEVQTKKHAFSGEQFIFAIPPEELQKLLNDTVIKPELERYTDYEPTYVMFYDVGLKKRIESDYTYIFDKNRQIFVTDISYYDMEAAPEGGQLLQAVGYLKQSDINDPTAHDAMVEKMERFYDKHFPGWRKTLAIPRASKKPVLQAIRWTMNQRGLPLHFEALPNVFFAGDWCQGYGQLSEVSFSSAYLVSKSILNQHSAINNS; this comes from the coding sequence ATGAAAAACAGCCAGTACGATGTGGTCATCGTAGGAGGAGGTCTAGCTGGATTAACCTCAGCCGCATATTTAGCTTACCACGGCAAAAAAGTCGCGCTATTAGAAAGAGGCAAACTTGGCGGTAGAGCTATGACAATCCAACTTAAAGGCTATCAATTTAATTTTGGAGCTCATGCTATTTATGCAAGAGATACCTCTTACCTCACTAAAATTGAACAAGAATTAGACCTTCGTATTCATTGGGAAGACTTCTCTCAATTAAAAGCTAAATATGATATGGGTGAAGAAGCAACTGTTATTACAAGTAATATCGGTGGTCTCTTACAAACAAAACTTCTCAAAGGCTTTGATAAATTTCGTTTTGCTTATCATATGCTTTTTACGACATTAGGATTTGAGAAAGGTGATCCTAACTTATCGATCCAGGAATGGATTGAGTTACGAAAAATAAGTCCAGCAGTGAAAGAAATGATGTTAAATCTCGCTACAACAAATTTTTTCTCTGGAGATCCGGATAGTATTCCTAGTGATGTTTTCTTTAATTATTATCGACGGCTTTTTAAAACAAATATACCCGTTAGCTTCATTCAAGGTGGTTGGAAAGTTCTCATTGAAGAGTACAAACGGGTTATTAAAGAAAATAATGGCGTTATTTTTGAAAAAACTAAAATAACCGATGTTGTTACAGAGCAAGGCCGTATCACAGAAGTACAAACGAAAAAACATGCTTTTTCAGGCGAACAATTTATTTTTGCTATTCCTCCGGAAGAACTACAAAAGTTGCTAAATGACACAGTCATTAAACCTGAATTAGAAAGGTATACAGATTATGAACCGACTTATGTCATGTTTTATGATGTAGGTTTGAAAAAGAGAATTGAATCAGACTATACGTATATTTTTGATAAAAACAGACAAATTTTTGTGACTGATATTTCTTACTATGATATGGAGGCTGCACCAGAAGGTGGACAATTATTACAGGCAGTTGGCTATTTAAAGCAAAGTGATATTAATGATCCAACAGCACATGATGCCATGGTTGAGAAAATGGAGCGATTCTATGACAAGCATTTCCCCGGATGGCGAAAAACGTTAGCTATTCCTAGAGCTTCTAAAAAACCTGTTTTACAAGCTATACGTTGGACGATGAATCAGCGAGGACTACCGTTGCATTTTGAAGCACTACCTAACGTCTTTTTCGCTGGTGATTGGTGTCAAGGTTATGGTCAGCTATCTGAAGTTTCTTTCTCAAGTGCCTATCTCGTCAGTAAAAGCATTCTAAACCAACACAGTGCTATAAATAATTCCTGA
- a CDS encoding MerR family transcriptional regulator: protein MAFSYKDKKVISIGITSELTGLSERQIRYYEERKLVFPERSKGGTRKYSFADVERLVEIANKMEDGMQTFEIRKEEMKKADVRDKMLRGQLNAAFKIRK, encoded by the coding sequence TTGGCATTCAGTTACAAGGATAAGAAAGTAATTAGCATTGGTATAACTAGTGAACTAACAGGGTTGTCCGAACGTCAAATACGTTATTATGAAGAACGAAAACTGGTATTCCCAGAGCGGAGTAAAGGCGGCACACGAAAGTATTCGTTTGCAGATGTAGAGAGGCTTGTCGAGATTGCAAACAAAATGGAAGATGGTATGCAGACATTTGAAATTCGTAAAGAAGAAATGAAAAAGGCTGATGTTAGAGATAAAATGCTTCGTGGTCAATTAAATGCTGCCTTTAAAATTAGGAAATAA
- a CDS encoding ion transporter has product MNHQITDSKWKIKLNHVVSHPFFNGTVITLILINAVVVGLETYPHLYSEYRTEFWIADRLLLWIFTVEIFLRLLAAPHPKTFFKNSWNWFDFIIVSAGHIFAGAHFVTVLRILRVLRVFRAISVIPSLRRLVDALLMTIPALGNIMLLMSIIFYIFAVIGTMLFQETAPEYFGSLQLSLLTLFQVVTLESWASEVMRPIFAELPWAWVYFVAFVLVGTFVIFNLFIGVIVNNVEKVEIAEQEVEETSEELKELRKDVKELKSLIKKQLTDS; this is encoded by the coding sequence ATGAATCATCAAATTACCGATTCTAAATGGAAAATAAAACTCAATCACGTTGTTTCCCATCCATTTTTTAATGGTACAGTCATAACGCTCATTCTTATAAATGCAGTTGTTGTAGGATTAGAAACTTATCCTCATCTTTATTCAGAATATCGAACTGAATTCTGGATAGCGGACAGACTTTTACTTTGGATTTTTACCGTCGAAATTTTCCTTCGTCTACTAGCAGCTCCTCATCCGAAAACATTCTTTAAAAATAGTTGGAATTGGTTTGATTTTATTATTGTTAGTGCTGGCCATATTTTTGCTGGTGCTCACTTCGTTACTGTTTTAAGAATTCTACGTGTACTTCGTGTATTTAGAGCAATCTCTGTCATCCCATCGTTACGACGCCTAGTAGACGCACTCTTAATGACCATTCCTGCTTTAGGGAATATTATGCTTCTTATGAGCATCATCTTTTATATTTTTGCTGTTATCGGAACAATGCTGTTTCAAGAGACAGCACCTGAGTATTTCGGAAGCTTGCAACTTTCCCTTCTCACCCTCTTTCAAGTCGTCACGCTAGAATCATGGGCTAGTGAGGTCATGCGTCCAATTTTTGCTGAACTACCTTGGGCTTGGGTTTACTTTGTAGCTTTTGTACTTGTTGGGACCTTTGTTATTTTTAATTTATTCATCGGCGTTATTGTCAACAATGTTGAAAAAGTAGAAATTGCTGAACAGGAAGTGGAAGAAACTTCCGAAGAATTGAAAGAACTACGTAAAGATGTAAAAGAATTGAAATCACTCATTAAAAAGCAACTTACTGATAGCTAA